In Palleronia sp. LCG004, a single window of DNA contains:
- a CDS encoding ROK family protein → MTLAIGIDIGGTGVKYGLVDERGRILARQYDPLEATMPGAVLSEMIRIRAEAMIAGAQGDILGVGLVMPGHVDPRTLRVIQGAENLPALSDVPIAADLGTALGLPVEVGNDALAATLGEARFGAGRAFRSFAMLTLGTGIGGGLMVDGRLVHGPGGQPPEFGAIVLDLGGAMNPHGQPGTLETIAGRAGFEAAFAREGVDGHDLKACFEAARGGDDRAVRAVSSVARHIAQAIGMIVNATCIRACVIGGGIGGAGPVLFDAIAKALPVSIWPALAQEFRILPAERGNDAGLLGAVVPILDRGRAVSSDAGQFPNRDETGEPPA, encoded by the coding sequence ATGACCCTCGCGATCGGGATCGATATAGGCGGGACGGGGGTCAAGTACGGGCTTGTCGACGAGAGAGGACGGATCCTCGCGCGGCAGTATGATCCGCTGGAGGCAACGATGCCGGGTGCCGTGCTGTCCGAGATGATCCGCATTCGGGCGGAGGCGATGATCGCCGGCGCGCAGGGGGACATCCTGGGTGTCGGGCTTGTCATGCCGGGGCATGTGGACCCCCGGACCTTGCGCGTGATCCAGGGGGCGGAGAATTTGCCTGCCCTGTCCGATGTGCCGATCGCCGCGGATCTGGGTACTGCGCTGGGCCTTCCGGTCGAGGTCGGCAACGATGCGCTCGCCGCGACGCTGGGCGAGGCCCGCTTCGGTGCGGGCCGCGCGTTTCGATCCTTCGCGATGCTCACCCTCGGGACGGGTATCGGCGGTGGCCTGATGGTCGACGGACGGCTTGTCCACGGCCCGGGTGGCCAGCCGCCGGAATTCGGTGCGATCGTGCTCGACCTCGGGGGGGCGATGAACCCTCATGGACAACCCGGAACGCTCGAGACGATTGCGGGGCGTGCGGGCTTCGAGGCGGCCTTTGCCCGCGAGGGCGTTGATGGCCATGATCTCAAGGCGTGTTTCGAGGCGGCGCGCGGGGGCGACGACCGCGCGGTTCGGGCCGTTTCCTCGGTCGCGCGCCATATCGCCCAGGCGATCGGGATGATCGTGAACGCAACCTGCATCAGGGCCTGCGTGATCGGCGGGGGCATCGGAGGTGCCGGGCCCGTGCTGTTCGACGCCATCGCCAAAGCGCTTCCGGTGTCGATCTGGCCCGCCTTGGCGCAGGAGTTCCGCATTCTCCCGGCAGAACGCGGCAACGATGCAGGGCTTCTCGGGGCCGTCGTGCCCATTCTCGATCGCGGGAGGGCCGTGTCGTCGGATGCCGGCCAATTCCCGAATCGTGACGAAACCGGCGAGCCGCCGGCCTAG